AATGGCTTCTACCGAGGTTTCGGTACGCTCAGCCTGACAACTCGAAGATTAAATAATCTATACTATGAATTCAATATTACAACACGACCTACACAATTTTGAAAATATCTTAGAAAAGGCAAAACGAGAAGGAATAGATTTCCTGAATAATCTGGAGAATATACCAACTTCAAACAAGAATACAATTGATGCAAAACGCAGTTTGAATGAATTAGGCGTAGGTTCTGAAGAAGCTTTAAAAGAGTTTAAAGAACGATTGGCACCTTTACTAGTTTCGTCTCCTGGGCCACGTTATTGGGGATTTGTAACTGGCGGTTCAACTCCAGCTTCTATTGTTGGCGATTGGCTGGCATCGGTTTATGATCAAAATACACAATCGGTAACATCGCAGGGCGGGAATTCGGCTTTAATAGAGTTTGAAACTATTAATTTATTACTCCAACTATTAGAACTTCCCAATTCCTTCTTAGGCGGATTTGTAACGGGAGCAACTATGTCCAATTTTACCAGTTTGGCAGTTGCCAGACAATGGTTTGGAAAACAGTTTGGAAAGGATTTTGCTAAAAACGGAATTTCTGAAACCATTAATATTCTAACGGCAACTCCGCATTCTTCTTCTCTAAAATCATTATCGATGTTAGGAATCGGAAGCCAGAATTATACAGTTGTAAAAACAATTGAAGGAAATCGTGAAGCTTTGGATATTGCAGATTTAGAAGAAAAAATCAAAGCTTTAAATAGAAAACCTTTTATTCTAATTTCGAGTGCTGGGACTGTAAATACAGCAGATTTTGATGATTTTGAAGCGATTGTAAAATTAAAAGAAAAATACAATTTCTGGTGGCATATTGATGGGGCTTTTGGAGGATTTGCTGCGGTTTCTGAGAAATACAAACATTTTGTAAAAGGTTGGGAAGGAGCAGACAGTATTACGATTGATTGTCATAAATGGTTAAACGTGCCTTATGAAAGTGCTTTTTATTTGATTAAAAAAGAACACATCAATCTGCAGATTGAAACGTTTCAAAACTCAAATGCTCCCTATCTAGGAAATGCTTTGGAGAATTTTAATTATCTGAATGTGGTTCCGGAGAATTCACGTCGTTTGAGAGCATTGCCCGTTTGGTTTTCGTTAGTAGCTTATGGAAAAGAAGGTTTTCAGGATTTAATTGAAAAAAGTACATTATTAGCACTTCGTTTTGGAAATGCATTGGTTGATGATGGTAGATTTGAACTTTTGGCTCCAATCAGACTAAACAATGTATGTTTTACTTTAAAAGGAAATGAAAATCAGGATAAAGTAAATGACTTTCTGGTAAAATTAAATGATACTGGAAAAGTGTTTATGACGCCAACTTTTTACCAGAATAAAAAAGGCATACGCGCTTCATTTGTAAACTGGAGAACCACTGAAGAAGATATTAAGATTGTAATGGAAGAAATGAAGAATATTATTGATGATAATTTCTAAAATATAGAAGAGCCTGTTTGAAGGAACAGGCTCTTAACTAACACAAAAAAAAACAAAAAACAAGGTATTTAAAGAACGAAACTTTTATATACGGTATGTAAATGCAATTGTCGCAATACGATTGTCGAGGTCATATCTTTTATCAATGCTCGTCTGCGCAACTACAGATTTGATGTAGAAATTATTGGTATTGAAAACATCAGTAAAATTCAGTTTGATGTTTCCTTTTTTAGCTAAAACTTGTTTCGAAATTCCGATGCTGAAATCAAAGAAACCATCTCGCTGGTAAACACCCAGATTAGATTTAGATTGATACTGTGCATTTCCTTCGGCTTTCCAAGTATCGGTAATGGTAAACGAGTTCTGTACGCTAATATTTAAAGTCATGATCGGATCAATGGTGGAACTGTTTAAGACATTCCCCGCAAATTTGTTCTCAAAAACATTAAATAAAATATTTACAGACCACCATTTATTTA
This portion of the Flavobacterium panacagri genome encodes:
- a CDS encoding pyridoxal phosphate-dependent decarboxylase family protein, which gives rise to MNSILQHDLHNFENILEKAKREGIDFLNNLENIPTSNKNTIDAKRSLNELGVGSEEALKEFKERLAPLLVSSPGPRYWGFVTGGSTPASIVGDWLASVYDQNTQSVTSQGGNSALIEFETINLLLQLLELPNSFLGGFVTGATMSNFTSLAVARQWFGKQFGKDFAKNGISETINILTATPHSSSLKSLSMLGIGSQNYTVVKTIEGNREALDIADLEEKIKALNRKPFILISSAGTVNTADFDDFEAIVKLKEKYNFWWHIDGAFGGFAAVSEKYKHFVKGWEGADSITIDCHKWLNVPYESAFYLIKKEHINLQIETFQNSNAPYLGNALENFNYLNVVPENSRRLRALPVWFSLVAYGKEGFQDLIEKSTLLALRFGNALVDDGRFELLAPIRLNNVCFTLKGNENQDKVNDFLVKLNDTGKVFMTPTFYQNKKGIRASFVNWRTTEEDIKIVMEEMKNIIDDNF